A section of the Candidatus Dormiibacterota bacterium genome encodes:
- a CDS encoding LysM peptidoglycan-binding domain-containing protein, protein MLGPLALLTAACATTGTSAPDASPAAVPQDESSPAARPATTDPAGATGEQGDRAVPVVARETTPDRTRRESVPQHVRQVREQMEEAYQAGLEAYQAGRFDEAKEHFDHAVDIVLSSDVDLDEQPAFKKAFDEIVRNIADMDTDLYNRDSEPEGQENRSPLDELKDITTYLPPEEAEKERQKIQQVVGKISYDIPVVLNPRVLAYIEAFQTRLRDEFESGLKRSGAYLPMIKKIFREEGLPEDLAYMAHQESAFKLNAYSRARAKGMWQFMSFTGRKYGLRSDLWVDERSDFDKATRAAAAYLKELHARYGDWYLAMAAYNAGEGKIDRALARTHAKDYWALTKTRYIRTETKWYVAAILASILIDKSPEDYGFFVDLDPELSWDTLTIDKATDLQVVADAAGVPLETVRSLNPELRGLVTPPNRDTYVLRVPDGTKADVEAKFETLADEQRVSWTLHEVRPGETFSFIARKHGVPVRAVLDANPRYAGKRLRRGMVLNIPISKSTPQVALAAASEDPTFDMGEKVVHRVRKGETLQQIAAKYRTTIANLRRWNNLNGTTIRPGQRLVAYYGEKGNGPRPDQDSSNAAVSVNGGRIEYRVQMGDTLGSIAVKFGVTSDDLCRWNKLPPDTVLRPGDRVLVGESETPSGVSGGGVAGKRGRVGFIKHRVRRGETLYRIAQLYDVTVHQVRAWNRLAGNTVHAGQVLTIRVL, encoded by the coding sequence ATGCTCGGGCCTCTGGCCCTGCTCACGGCCGCCTGCGCCACTACGGGCACGAGCGCCCCCGACGCATCGCCTGCGGCGGTCCCGCAGGATGAATCCAGCCCCGCGGCACGCCCGGCCACGACCGACCCGGCCGGCGCCACGGGCGAGCAGGGGGACCGCGCGGTGCCGGTGGTGGCTCGCGAGACGACCCCCGACCGGACGCGCCGCGAGTCGGTCCCCCAGCACGTGCGCCAGGTGCGCGAGCAGATGGAGGAAGCCTACCAGGCCGGTCTCGAGGCCTACCAGGCCGGGCGCTTCGACGAGGCGAAGGAGCACTTCGACCACGCGGTCGACATCGTGCTGTCGAGCGACGTCGATCTCGACGAGCAGCCGGCGTTCAAGAAGGCGTTCGACGAGATCGTTCGCAACATCGCCGACATGGACACCGATCTGTACAACCGCGACAGCGAGCCGGAGGGACAGGAGAACCGCTCGCCTCTCGACGAGCTGAAGGACATCACCACCTACCTGCCTCCCGAGGAGGCGGAGAAGGAGCGCCAGAAGATCCAGCAGGTGGTCGGGAAGATCTCGTACGACATCCCGGTCGTCCTGAACCCGCGGGTCCTGGCGTACATCGAGGCGTTCCAGACCCGGCTCAGGGACGAGTTCGAATCCGGTCTGAAGCGCTCCGGCGCCTACCTGCCGATGATCAAGAAGATCTTCCGCGAGGAGGGCCTCCCGGAGGACCTCGCCTACATGGCCCACCAGGAATCGGCCTTCAAGCTCAACGCTTACTCGCGGGCCCGGGCCAAGGGGATGTGGCAGTTCATGTCGTTCACCGGGCGCAAGTACGGTCTCAGGAGCGACCTGTGGGTGGACGAGCGCAGCGATTTCGACAAGGCGACGCGCGCGGCCGCGGCCTACCTGAAGGAGCTGCACGCGCGCTACGGCGACTGGTACCTGGCGATGGCGGCGTACAACGCGGGGGAGGGGAAGATCGACCGCGCCCTGGCCCGGACCCATGCCAAGGACTACTGGGCCCTCACGAAGACGCGCTACATCCGCACCGAGACCAAGTGGTACGTGGCCGCCATCCTCGCGTCGATCCTGATCGACAAGTCGCCGGAGGACTATGGCTTCTTCGTGGACCTCGACCCCGAGCTGAGCTGGGACACGCTGACGATCGACAAGGCGACGGACCTCCAGGTGGTGGCGGACGCCGCCGGGGTCCCGCTCGAGACGGTGCGCTCCCTCAACCCGGAGCTGCGTGGTCTGGTGACCCCTCCGAACCGGGACACCTACGTGCTGCGTGTCCCGGACGGAACCAAGGCCGACGTGGAGGCGAAGTTCGAGACCCTGGCCGACGAGCAGCGTGTGTCCTGGACTCTGCACGAGGTCCGCCCGGGCGAGACCTTCTCGTTCATCGCGCGCAAGCACGGTGTCCCCGTGCGCGCCGTGCTCGACGCCAACCCGCGCTACGCCGGAAAGCGCCTGCGTCGCGGCATGGTCCTGAACATCCCGATCTCGAAGAGCACGCCCCAGGTCGCGCTGGCGGCCGCCAGCGAGGACCCGACGTTCGACATGGGAGAGAAGGTCGTCCACCGCGTGCGCAAGGGGGAGACGCTGCAGCAGATCGCCGCCAAGTACCGCACGACGATCGCCAACCTGAGAAGGTGGAACAACCTGAACGGAACGACCATTCGTCCCGGCCAGCGGCTGGTGGCCTACTACGGCGAGAAGGGGAACGGTCCGCGTCCGGACCAGGACTCGTCGAACGCGGCGGTGTCGGTCAACGGCGGGCGGATCGAGTATCGCGTGCAGATGGGTGACACGCTGGGGTCGATCGCCGTCAAGTTCGGAGTGACCTCCGACGATCTGTGCCGCTGGAACAAGCTCCCCCCCGACACGGTCCTGCGTCCCGGCGACCGGGTGCTGGTGGGCGAGAGCGAGACTCCATCCGGGGTGTCGGGGGGCGGCGTCGCCGGCAAGAGAGGCCGGGTCGGCTTCATCAAGCACCGCGTCAGACGGGGGGAGACTCTGTACCGCATCGCGCAGCTCTACGACGTGACCGTTCATCAGGTGCGCGCCTGGAACCGCCTCGCCGGGAACACCGTCCACGCCGGGCAGGTCCTGACCATCCGGGTTCTATAG
- a CDS encoding CRTAC1 family protein has product MNADIQASIAVLLSAGLTFLLSGCSGEQESSRATTTPATSTESGTRRMAARLDEITGGLDPVKNVFLNTQRAARMRAEMEQTPSARADLLPLLADELLRAGRTEEAIAISLSLLHPDTLHAPPAVGTHRFLGLCYMRLGEQENCVAHHGIDSCLAPIKGSGLHTVTRGSRSAIAEFAAVLGDHPDDLGARWLMNIAYMTLGEYPDKVPPKWLIPPKTFASEYDVGRFYDVAPKAGLAIQGHAGGAIMEDFDQDGFLDVMFSSMGVQDQLHFFHNNGDGSFTDRTEAAGLMGETGGLNIIHADYDNDGHPDVFVLRGGWMQKGGRYPTSLLRNNGDGTFEDTTEKAGVLSFHPTQTGAWGDYDNDGRVDLFIGNESRAGDTHPSELYHNNGDGTFTDRSVELGNTDFGYVKGVAWGDFNNDGRQDLYVSVLGGDNLLFRNDGRRARPGPRGEEWQFTNVAAAAGVTGPRDSFSTWFWDYDNDGWEDLYVGGYKITDLSDVVALHLGEPTRTALSRLYRNRHDGTFEDVTHAVRFDRVALPMGSNFGDLDNDGWTDVYIGDGEPWLGTLIPNRLLRNAEGKTFQDVTYSADVGNLQKGHGVAFGDIDNDGDQDILEEMGGWFESDMAPAVLFKNPGHGNHFITLRLEGRRSNRSAIGARIKVHLTTSAGPRDIYSTGGTGGSFGGNSLQQEIGLGRATAIEWIEVRWPTPGEPQTFRNPKMDRVYRIVEGDSNLAAIDVRRIDF; this is encoded by the coding sequence ATGAACGCCGACATCCAGGCGTCGATCGCGGTACTCCTCTCGGCCGGCCTGACGTTCCTTCTGTCGGGATGCAGCGGAGAGCAGGAGTCCTCAAGAGCGACGACCACCCCGGCCACCTCAACGGAAAGCGGCACGCGGCGAATGGCAGCGCGCCTCGACGAAATCACCGGCGGCCTCGATCCGGTGAAAAACGTGTTTCTGAACACGCAACGGGCCGCGCGCATGCGGGCCGAAATGGAGCAGACTCCCAGCGCGAGGGCAGACCTCCTGCCACTGCTCGCCGACGAGCTGTTGAGAGCCGGCAGGACTGAGGAGGCGATCGCGATCAGCCTGTCCCTCCTGCATCCCGACACGCTCCATGCTCCTCCTGCGGTCGGGACCCACAGATTCCTGGGCCTCTGTTACATGCGGTTGGGCGAGCAGGAGAACTGTGTGGCCCACCACGGCATCGACTCGTGCCTGGCACCGATCAAGGGGAGTGGTTTGCATACCGTGACGCGCGGCTCGCGATCCGCGATCGCCGAGTTCGCCGCCGTCCTCGGGGACCATCCGGACGACCTCGGCGCCCGCTGGCTGATGAACATCGCCTACATGACGCTCGGGGAGTACCCGGACAAGGTGCCGCCGAAATGGCTCATCCCGCCGAAGACCTTCGCCTCCGAGTACGACGTCGGGCGCTTCTACGACGTCGCGCCGAAAGCCGGTCTCGCGATCCAGGGGCACGCGGGGGGCGCCATCATGGAGGACTTCGACCAAGACGGCTTCCTCGACGTGATGTTCTCGTCCATGGGGGTGCAGGACCAGCTCCACTTCTTCCACAACAACGGCGACGGCTCGTTCACCGACCGGACGGAGGCGGCCGGTCTCATGGGCGAGACCGGCGGCCTGAACATCATCCACGCCGACTACGACAACGACGGACACCCCGACGTCTTCGTCCTGCGGGGCGGCTGGATGCAGAAAGGGGGGCGGTATCCCACCTCGCTCCTGCGCAACAACGGCGACGGGACGTTCGAGGACACGACCGAGAAGGCCGGCGTCCTCAGCTTCCATCCGACGCAGACAGGGGCCTGGGGCGACTATGACAACGACGGGCGGGTCGATCTGTTCATCGGCAACGAATCGAGGGCAGGGGACACGCACCCGAGCGAGCTGTACCACAACAATGGGGACGGCACCTTCACCGATCGCTCCGTCGAGCTGGGGAACACCGATTTCGGCTACGTGAAGGGGGTCGCCTGGGGCGACTTCAACAACGACGGAAGGCAGGACCTGTACGTCTCCGTCCTGGGCGGCGACAATCTCCTGTTCCGGAACGACGGCAGGAGGGCCCGGCCGGGGCCGCGCGGCGAGGAGTGGCAGTTCACCAACGTGGCGGCTGCCGCCGGCGTGACCGGTCCCAGGGACAGCTTCTCGACCTGGTTCTGGGACTACGACAACGACGGCTGGGAGGACCTCTACGTCGGCGGATACAAGATCACCGACCTGTCCGACGTCGTCGCCCTGCACTTGGGGGAGCCGACGCGCACCGCGCTGTCGCGTCTGTACCGTAACAGGCATGACGGAACATTCGAGGATGTCACCCACGCGGTGCGTTTCGACCGAGTGGCGTTGCCGATGGGGTCCAACTTCGGCGACCTCGACAACGATGGGTGGACGGACGTCTACATCGGGGACGGCGAGCCGTGGCTCGGGACTCTCATTCCGAACCGGCTGCTCCGGAACGCCGAGGGGAAGACGTTCCAGGACGTCACCTACTCGGCCGACGTCGGCAATCTCCAGAAGGGGCACGGCGTGGCGTTCGGCGACATCGACAACGACGGCGACCAGGACATCCTCGAGGAGATGGGCGGCTGGTTCGAGAGCGACATGGCGCCGGCGGTGCTGTTCAAAAACCCCGGCCACGGAAACCACTTCATCACGCTCCGCCTCGAGGGCCGGCGCTCGAACCGCTCGGCGATCGGCGCGCGCATCAAGGTGCACCTCACGACCTCGGCGGGCCCGCGCGACATCTATTCCACAGGAGGCACGGGCGGCAGCTTCGGCGGCAACAGCCTGCAGCAGGAGATCGGCCTTGGCCGGGCGACCGCGATCGAATGGATCGAGGTGCGCTGGCCGACACCCGGGGAGCCGCAGACCTTCCGTAACCCGAAAATGGATCGCGTCTACCGGATCGTCGAGGGCGATTCGAATTTGGCGGCCATTGACGTGCGCCGCATCGACTTCTGA
- the hisC gene encoding histidinol-phosphate transaminase — MNECLTRRGFARGLASALGACVVAPGLAGASAPSSTPAAARPHSDLPPGTVRIDSNENPYGPSPMALEAMSDSQKIAARYPDALEEELARALAKLHGVSPDSVLLGCGSGEILRMADMAFLGQEKKVVAAEPTFEAVLAYARVTRADPVKVPLTPDHRHDLVKMAEACDERTGLVYVCNPNNPTGTIVTREELRAFIGGVPKTATILVDEAYFHFVEDPRYASAFEWIGTTPNLIVVRTFSKIYGLAGMRLGYAVGTKEAVERMGRHRIWSNTNASVLKAALASLADGGYVPRNRRGINETRRRLCEEIGKDGRAVMPSEANFVMIEVGSDVEPVIAALRARDILVGRKFPSLPNWLRVSIGTPDEMRRFLAAFRAVVPPRETRAA; from the coding sequence ATGAACGAATGTCTGACCCGTCGTGGCTTCGCACGCGGGCTCGCGTCCGCGCTCGGCGCGTGCGTCGTCGCGCCCGGGCTCGCGGGCGCGTCCGCGCCATCGAGCACGCCCGCGGCCGCCCGCCCCCACAGCGATCTGCCGCCCGGCACGGTGCGCATCGACTCCAACGAGAACCCCTACGGTCCGTCGCCGATGGCGCTCGAGGCGATGAGCGACTCGCAGAAGATCGCCGCGCGCTATCCCGACGCGCTGGAGGAGGAGCTGGCGCGGGCCCTGGCGAAGCTGCACGGCGTCTCGCCGGACAGTGTCCTCCTGGGGTGCGGCTCGGGCGAAATCCTGAGAATGGCGGACATGGCGTTCCTTGGCCAGGAGAAGAAGGTCGTCGCGGCCGAGCCGACGTTCGAGGCGGTCCTGGCGTACGCCCGCGTCACGCGGGCCGACCCGGTGAAGGTGCCGCTCACCCCGGACCATCGTCACGACCTCGTGAAAATGGCGGAAGCCTGCGACGAGCGCACCGGTCTGGTCTACGTCTGCAACCCGAACAACCCGACCGGGACGATCGTCACGCGCGAGGAGCTCCGGGCGTTCATCGGAGGCGTCCCGAAGACCGCGACCATCCTGGTCGACGAGGCCTACTTTCATTTCGTCGAGGATCCGCGCTATGCCAGCGCCTTCGAATGGATCGGCACGACTCCGAACCTGATCGTGGTGCGCACGTTCTCGAAGATCTACGGTCTGGCGGGGATGCGTCTCGGCTACGCCGTCGGGACGAAGGAGGCCGTGGAGAGGATGGGACGCCATCGCATCTGGAGCAATACCAACGCCTCGGTGCTCAAGGCGGCGCTGGCCTCGCTCGCGGATGGCGGATACGTGCCGCGCAATCGCCGGGGTATCAACGAGACCCGCCGGCGTCTGTGCGAGGAGATCGGGAAGGACGGCCGGGCCGTCATGCCGTCGGAGGCGAACTTCGTCATGATCGAAGTCGGCTCGGACGTCGAGCCGGTCATCGCGGCGCTGCGCGCCCGCGACATCCTGGTCGGCCGGAAGTTCCCTTCCCTGCCGAACTGGCTGCGTGTGTCGATCGGCACGCCGGACGAGATGCGGCGTTTCCTGGCCGCCTTCCGCGCAGTCGTCCCGCCGCGGGAGACCCGGGCGGCGTGA
- a CDS encoding antibiotic biosynthesis monooxygenase translates to MKRRADGRRAALRILWEFRVRENRTPEFEEHYGGNGMWAQFFRRGKGYRETILLRDREVPGRYVTIDVWEDLASYRAFSEANAEEYKEIDRRCEALTEQERCLGFFETS, encoded by the coding sequence GTGAAGCGCCGGGCCGACGGCAGGCGGGCGGCGCTCCGGATCCTCTGGGAGTTTCGCGTCCGAGAGAACCGGACCCCCGAGTTCGAGGAGCACTACGGCGGGAACGGCATGTGGGCGCAGTTTTTCCGTCGCGGAAAGGGGTACAGGGAGACGATCCTGCTGCGCGATCGCGAGGTGCCCGGCCGCTACGTGACCATCGACGTCTGGGAGGATCTGGCGTCCTACAGGGCATTCTCCGAAGCGAATGCCGAGGAGTACAAGGAGATCGACCGGCGCTGCGAGGCGCTGACCGAGCAGGAGCGCTGTCTCGGTTTCTTCGAGACGTCCTGA
- a CDS encoding rhomboid family intramembrane serine protease yields MATLGRLLRAALELLFRLGGALGMRGARWEWKKQVWRQALEVKVAGWQNLERGVRVRMRMCRECRTLVPRRERRCPSCGASMSGVPSGGVGRLVSLLFPGSGTVTTLLITVNVGITLLILLVWGTSGPGAGPMRFLSPPGVALWLFGEKARPEVFQGEAWRLVTANYLHGGLLHLLFNCYALTTLGPLVEETFGARKFFVIYTVCGVFALFVSALFSPAPAVGASGALFGLMGFGIVYGRFHGGSVGRLVAEQLMRWLIYGAFMLFMPGIDNLAHFGGLVAGGMLGFLVSPGEPKTRGGEIALRLLASAALLVTVGSFAAMALTYGRHLEIARLNGWL; encoded by the coding sequence ATGGCGACCCTGGGACGACTCCTGCGCGCCGCGCTCGAGCTGCTTTTCCGTCTCGGCGGCGCGCTCGGGATGCGCGGGGCGCGGTGGGAGTGGAAGAAGCAGGTCTGGCGCCAGGCGCTCGAGGTCAAGGTCGCCGGCTGGCAGAACCTCGAGCGCGGCGTGCGCGTCCGGATGCGGATGTGCCGCGAGTGCCGCACTCTCGTCCCGCGTCGCGAGAGGCGCTGCCCCTCCTGCGGCGCCTCGATGTCGGGTGTTCCGTCCGGTGGCGTCGGCCGGCTGGTCTCCCTTCTGTTCCCCGGATCCGGCACGGTGACGACCCTCCTCATCACCGTCAACGTCGGGATCACCCTCCTCATCCTCCTGGTGTGGGGGACGAGCGGGCCGGGCGCCGGGCCGATGCGGTTCCTGTCTCCTCCGGGCGTGGCGCTCTGGCTGTTCGGTGAGAAGGCACGCCCCGAGGTGTTCCAGGGAGAGGCCTGGCGTCTGGTCACGGCCAACTACCTCCATGGCGGTCTCCTGCACCTCCTGTTCAACTGTTACGCGCTCACGACGCTGGGCCCGCTGGTCGAGGAGACGTTCGGGGCGCGCAAGTTCTTCGTCATCTACACGGTCTGCGGCGTGTTCGCGCTCTTCGTGAGCGCCCTCTTCAGCCCGGCGCCCGCCGTCGGCGCCTCGGGGGCGCTGTTCGGGCTGATGGGTTTCGGGATCGTCTACGGCCGCTTCCATGGCGGCAGCGTCGGCAGGCTGGTCGCAGAGCAGCTGATGCGCTGGCTGATTTACGGCGCCTTCATGCTGTTCATGCCCGGGATCGACAACCTGGCGCACTTCGGAGGGCTGGTCGCCGGCGGCATGCTGGGATTCCTCGTCTCGCCCGGAGAGCCGAAGACCCGCGGGGGGGAGATTGCGCTGCGACTGCTCGCCTCTGCGGCGCTCCTCGTCACGGTCGGATCGTTCGCCGCGATGGCTTTGACCTACGGGCGGCACCTCGAGATCGCGCGGCTCAACGGATGGCTCTGA
- the recA gene encoding recombinase RecA, producing MDPKEKGRTIELAVAQIEKQFGKGSIMKLGAKDFQQEIPIISTTSLSIDTALGIGGVPRGRVVEIFGPESSGKTTLALHIVAEAQRNGGLAAYVDAEHALDPDYSRKLGVDVDNLLVSQPDSGEQALEITEVLVRSGAIDVLVIDSVAALVPRAELEGEMGDSHVGLQARLMSQALRKLTGAVARSKTCLIFINQIREKIGVMFGNPETTSGGRALKFYASVRLDIRRIAQIKDGDVDIGSRTRVKVVKNKTAPPFKIAEFDILYGSGISRVGDLIDLAITHKIIDKSGAWFSYGETRLGQGRENVRQFLEQNADLAREIEAKLRRVLGLIKEPRTVSDMKGDGKDATRAPESRDASKPAPPKDASSRDQPRPRGHVPAARP from the coding sequence ATGGACCCCAAGGAGAAAGGCCGGACGATCGAGCTCGCGGTCGCCCAGATCGAGAAGCAATTCGGCAAGGGATCGATCATGAAGCTGGGAGCGAAGGATTTCCAGCAGGAGATCCCGATCATTTCCACGACCTCGCTGTCGATCGACACGGCACTCGGAATCGGCGGCGTGCCGCGCGGCCGGGTGGTCGAGATCTTCGGCCCGGAGTCGTCCGGCAAGACGACGCTGGCCCTGCACATCGTGGCCGAGGCGCAGCGCAACGGCGGGCTCGCGGCGTACGTCGATGCGGAGCACGCGCTCGATCCGGATTACTCGCGCAAGCTCGGCGTGGACGTGGACAACCTCCTGGTCTCCCAGCCCGACTCCGGCGAGCAGGCCCTCGAGATCACCGAGGTCCTGGTGCGATCCGGGGCGATCGACGTCCTGGTGATCGACTCGGTCGCGGCCCTCGTTCCCAGGGCCGAGCTCGAAGGGGAGATGGGGGATTCGCACGTCGGGCTGCAGGCCCGCCTCATGTCGCAGGCCCTGCGCAAGCTCACCGGTGCGGTGGCCCGCTCGAAGACCTGCCTGATCTTCATCAACCAGATCCGCGAGAAGATCGGCGTGATGTTCGGCAACCCCGAGACCACGTCGGGCGGCCGCGCCCTGAAGTTCTACGCCTCGGTGCGCCTGGACATCCGGCGCATCGCCCAGATCAAGGACGGCGACGTCGACATCGGCAGCCGCACCCGCGTCAAGGTGGTCAAGAACAAGACCGCTCCCCCCTTCAAGATCGCCGAGTTCGACATCCTTTACGGCAGCGGCATCTCGCGCGTCGGCGATCTCATCGATCTCGCCATCACGCACAAGATCATCGACAAGAGCGGCGCCTGGTTCTCCTACGGCGAGACGCGGCTGGGCCAGGGACGCGAGAACGTCCGCCAGTTCCTGGAACAGAACGCCGACCTGGCGCGCGAGATTGAGGCCAAGCTGCGCCGCGTCCTCGGTCTGATCAAGGAGCCGCGCACCGTCTCTGACATGAAGGGGGACGGCAAGGACGCGACGCGGGCCCCGGAGAGCAGGGACGCCTCGAAGCCCGCGCCACCGAAGGACGCCTCATCGCGCGACCAGCCCCGACCGCGCGGCCACGTCCCCGCCGCCCGGCCCTAG
- a CDS encoding CRTAC1 family protein, producing MGRLARPAARVLSGAVLIAGVLAAAPGPGGTSGGSAVTFNDATAAAGLADVVHVHGGTGRKYYIETVPPGVCFLDYDRDGWQDLYFVQSGPLPGAPRPAGTPHSRLFRNKGDGTFVDVTDKAGVADASGYGNGCTVGDYDNDGDEDLYVTNFGPSILYRNNGDGTFTDVTQEAGVKNGLYATSAAWADYDNDGRLDLFVANYVDFTMDDEKFCGNARTMRRSYCHPDAYGGLPDVLYHNEGNGKFKEVARASGIWDPDGKGLGVVWFDYDADGDQDLYVANDATINTLYRNDGNGRFTDITLLAGVCCSEDGKPQSGMGTDAGDLDGDGWQDLFVTNLSNETNEFYRNLGGKGLFSIDTYPAGLGEVSLLMTGWGTDMFDYDNDGDLDIVVTNGHPMDDIALDSDIITYAQRPFLFENDGHGKFADAGRAHGAYFGTPAVGRGLATADYDNDGDLDFVVAANNGHAKLLRNDGGAAAGRFITLRLEGTRCNRDAIGARVTVRAGGRTQVQEVRSASSYLSQNDMRLHFGLGAATQVDSIEIRWPEKVKKVEKVGPAATDQFLIIREGSGIVAKSGPGTASR from the coding sequence ATGGGAAGACTCGCCCGCCCCGCAGCGCGGGTCCTCAGCGGCGCGGTCCTGATCGCGGGCGTCCTGGCGGCGGCGCCCGGGCCGGGAGGAACCTCCGGCGGGTCGGCGGTCACCTTCAACGACGCGACCGCGGCGGCGGGGCTCGCCGACGTCGTCCACGTCCACGGCGGGACGGGGCGGAAGTACTACATCGAGACGGTCCCGCCCGGCGTCTGCTTCCTGGACTACGACCGCGACGGCTGGCAGGATCTCTACTTCGTCCAGAGCGGGCCGCTGCCCGGGGCTCCGCGCCCCGCCGGGACGCCCCATTCACGCCTGTTCCGGAACAAGGGGGACGGCACGTTCGTCGACGTGACCGACAAGGCCGGGGTCGCCGACGCCTCGGGATACGGCAACGGCTGCACCGTCGGCGACTACGACAACGACGGCGACGAAGACCTGTACGTCACGAATTTCGGTCCGTCGATCCTGTACCGCAACAATGGCGACGGCACCTTCACCGACGTGACCCAGGAGGCGGGCGTGAAGAACGGCCTGTACGCCACGAGCGCAGCCTGGGCCGACTACGACAACGACGGGCGTCTCGATCTGTTCGTGGCGAATTACGTCGACTTCACCATGGACGACGAGAAGTTCTGCGGCAACGCGCGCACCATGCGGCGCTCCTACTGCCATCCCGATGCCTACGGAGGGCTCCCCGACGTGCTGTATCACAACGAGGGGAACGGGAAATTCAAGGAGGTGGCGCGCGCCTCCGGCATCTGGGATCCGGACGGCAAGGGGCTGGGCGTCGTCTGGTTCGACTACGACGCGGACGGCGACCAGGATCTCTACGTCGCCAACGACGCCACGATCAACACGCTGTACCGGAACGACGGCAACGGCCGGTTCACCGACATCACTCTTTTGGCCGGTGTCTGCTGCAGCGAGGACGGCAAGCCGCAGTCCGGCATGGGAACCGACGCGGGGGATCTGGACGGCGACGGCTGGCAGGACCTGTTCGTGACCAACCTGAGCAACGAGACGAACGAGTTCTATCGCAACCTGGGGGGCAAGGGGCTCTTTTCCATCGACACCTACCCGGCCGGTCTGGGCGAAGTGAGTCTCTTGATGACCGGCTGGGGGACGGACATGTTCGATTACGACAACGACGGCGACCTTGACATCGTGGTGACCAACGGCCACCCGATGGACGACATCGCCCTGGACAGCGACATCATCACCTACGCGCAGCGGCCGTTCCTGTTCGAGAACGACGGCCACGGGAAGTTCGCGGACGCCGGGCGGGCCCACGGCGCCTACTTCGGCACGCCGGCCGTCGGGCGCGGCCTGGCCACCGCCGACTACGACAACGACGGTGACCTCGACTTCGTTGTCGCCGCGAACAACGGCCACGCCAAACTCCTGCGCAACGACGGCGGCGCCGCCGCGGGCCGGTTCATCACTCTGCGCCTGGAAGGGACCCGCTGCAACCGGGACGCCATCGGCGCGCGCGTCACCGTGCGAGCCGGCGGCCGGACGCAGGTGCAGGAAGTACGCAGCGCGTCGTCCTACCTGTCCCAAAACGACATGCGCCTGCACTTCGGTCTGGGCGCCGCGACGCAGGTCGATTCGATCGAGATCCGGTGGCCCGAGAAAGTGAAAAAGGTAGAGAAGGTCGGCCCGGCCGCAACGGACCAATTTCTCATCATCCGCGAAGGCAGCGGCATCGTCGCGAAGTCCGGGCCGGGAACCGCCTCACGCTGA
- a CDS encoding tetratricopeptide repeat protein: MTRDTPAVCKAVAAVLLCAALAGCPGGGPETGPSTPAARPTESLQTILSHAENTFRDGDYLEAQMAYEQAVQIDPDQSRATVNLATCYLKNRLVKKAQDLLEQFLARHPDDPAARLVQARTLMRVGDLGAAAQALRQVLRTNPDLVMAHYNLGFVAYRSRLYEEAEVHLKRACELKPDLPDAFYTLGLTYLALKRYPESIASLEQAVRVDPRHVGARFNLVNAYARAGRMKEAEKQQAVYADLSGHSKAQKEKDTQIKASSVKAIRFMLDKKYPEALQEYQALSARFPDDASIYSQIGQILIILSRREEAFAALQKATTLDPKLSDPHYLLSGLYRERGDAQAAERELTTFAALETIPEGKSGY; encoded by the coding sequence ATGACCCGCGATACGCCCGCCGTCTGCAAGGCCGTCGCCGCCGTTCTTCTGTGCGCCGCGCTCGCCGGCTGCCCGGGCGGCGGTCCCGAGACCGGACCATCCACCCCGGCGGCACGGCCCACCGAATCCCTGCAGACCATCCTGTCGCACGCCGAAAATACGTTTCGGGACGGCGACTACCTGGAAGCGCAGATGGCGTATGAGCAGGCCGTGCAGATCGATCCCGATCAGTCCCGCGCCACGGTCAACCTCGCGACCTGCTATCTGAAGAACCGTCTCGTCAAGAAGGCGCAGGACCTTCTGGAGCAGTTCCTCGCGCGGCATCCAGATGACCCCGCGGCGCGGCTGGTGCAGGCGCGGACGCTGATGCGTGTGGGGGACCTGGGAGCGGCGGCCCAGGCCCTGCGTCAGGTCCTCCGGACGAATCCCGACCTGGTCATGGCGCACTACAACCTGGGCTTCGTCGCGTACCGAAGCAGACTCTACGAGGAGGCGGAGGTGCACCTCAAGCGGGCCTGCGAGCTGAAGCCGGACCTGCCCGACGCCTTCTACACTCTCGGCCTCACGTATCTCGCGCTGAAGCGGTACCCGGAGTCGATCGCCTCTCTGGAACAGGCGGTGCGTGTCGACCCGAGACACGTGGGGGCGCGCTTCAACCTGGTCAACGCCTACGCCCGGGCCGGCAGGATGAAGGAGGCCGAGAAGCAGCAGGCCGTGTACGCCGATCTGAGCGGCCACAGCAAGGCGCAGAAGGAAAAAGACACCCAGATCAAGGCCAGCAGCGTGAAGGCGATCCGGTTCATGCTCGACAAGAAGTATCCCGAAGCGCTGCAGGAGTACCAGGCGCTCTCCGCCCGCTTCCCGGACGACGCTTCGATCTACAGCCAGATCGGCCAGATCCTGATCATCCTGTCCCGGCGGGAGGAGGCCTTCGCCGCGCTCCAGAAGGCGACCACGCTCGATCCCAAGCTCAGCGACCCGCACTACCTGCTCTCGGGTCTCTACCGCGAGCGTGGGGACGCGCAGGCGGCCGAGCGCGAGCTCACGACGTTCGCCGCGCTCGAAACGATTCCCGAAGGGAAGTCGGGTTACTGA